One Halobaculum sp. CBA1158 DNA segment encodes these proteins:
- a CDS encoding CopG family transcriptional regulator, with protein MAGEQVEGLPEGLREWVLARSEETGRSSEEVLARAVTIAKLLDEYDGDLADGDADPITNGDADSLTDSEGAIAASGALTDRIAEVEAAVADLDTELDEKIDDVRSRVIQVKREADAKADADHDHPDLREEVESASATAAGLDDDLAELRADLEELEETFEDGFANYEDVLEYLTDAVDEHDAKLSTLASVLADLRTTVSNLRAREAQRRAAAELQAEANRLGVAAASCAACGSKVRLGLLSSPECPHCGGTFESVEPASGFFDSASLAVGRRPALEGETTEETTAEDIFDEA; from the coding sequence ATGGCCGGAGAACAGGTCGAGGGACTGCCGGAGGGGCTCCGTGAGTGGGTGCTCGCGCGCTCGGAGGAGACCGGTCGGTCGTCCGAGGAGGTGCTCGCGCGTGCTGTGACGATCGCGAAACTCCTCGACGAGTACGACGGCGACCTCGCCGACGGCGACGCGGACCCGATCACCAACGGCGACGCGGACTCACTCACCGACAGCGAGGGAGCGATCGCGGCGTCGGGAGCGCTGACCGATCGGATCGCCGAGGTCGAGGCGGCCGTCGCCGACCTCGATACCGAACTCGACGAGAAGATCGACGACGTGCGCTCGCGGGTGATCCAGGTCAAGCGCGAGGCCGACGCGAAAGCCGACGCCGACCACGACCACCCGGATCTGCGCGAGGAGGTGGAGAGCGCGTCCGCGACGGCCGCGGGACTCGACGACGACCTCGCGGAACTCCGGGCGGACTTAGAGGAGTTGGAGGAGACCTTCGAAGACGGGTTCGCCAACTACGAGGACGTGCTGGAGTACCTCACCGACGCCGTCGACGAGCACGACGCGAAGCTGTCGACGCTGGCGTCGGTACTCGCGGACCTCCGAACCACCGTCTCGAACCTCCGGGCCCGGGAGGCCCAGCGCCGGGCGGCCGCGGAGCTTCAGGCGGAGGCGAACCGCCTCGGCGTCGCTGCCGCGTCGTGTGCCGCCTGCGGGTCGAAGGTGCGTCTCGGCCTGCTGTCGTCCCCGGAGTGTCCGCACTGCGGCGGCACGTTCGAGTCGGTGGAGCCGGCCTCGGGGTTCTTCGACTCCGCGTCGCTCGCGGTCGGTAGACGACCGGCCCTGGAGGGGGAAACCACCGAGGAGACCACGGCCGAGGACATCTTCGACGAGGCGTAA
- a CDS encoding transcription factor S: protein MQFCDECGSMMHATEGEMVCSSCGASADRDEALAEQFVSTEAQSDDDVIETEEGANFEGKPTSEDVICDECGHTVAWYTIKQTGAADEPPTRFFKCKDCGYRWREYN, encoded by the coding sequence ATGCAGTTCTGCGACGAGTGCGGATCGATGATGCACGCCACCGAGGGGGAGATGGTGTGTTCCTCCTGCGGCGCGAGCGCCGACCGCGACGAGGCGCTCGCCGAGCAGTTCGTCTCGACGGAGGCGCAAAGCGACGACGACGTGATCGAGACCGAGGAGGGGGCGAACTTCGAGGGGAAACCCACCTCCGAGGACGTGATCTGCGACGAGTGCGGCCACACCGTCGCGTGGTACACGATCAAACAGACCGGCGCGGCCGACGAGCCCCCGACGCGCTTCTTCAAGTGCAAGGACTGCGGGTATCGCTGGCGGGAGTACAACTGA
- a CDS encoding alpha/beta hydrolase, which yields MTDVLVPGGRDVRGTLDETDGGRTADGSTAGDDAGASACVVACPPHPQHRGHRGDERLRAVSDVLVAGGVDCLRFDYGDWDEGYGECADARNAVAWARERYDRVGLLGFSFGGCVALLVGSEGDVDAVSALAPTARLADDLDAVSALAPTARLADDLDAVEAMADIDARGCPAQVVYATRDDTADWEPVVERARELEFDLREFSADHFFVGQAGKVGEAVGRWLLEEL from the coding sequence ATGACCGACGTACTCGTCCCCGGCGGACGCGACGTTCGCGGGACCCTCGACGAGACCGACGGAGGGCGGACGGCGGACGGCTCGACCGCCGGCGACGACGCGGGCGCGAGCGCCTGCGTCGTCGCGTGTCCGCCCCACCCGCAGCACCGCGGCCACCGCGGCGACGAGCGCCTCCGGGCGGTGTCCGACGTGCTCGTCGCCGGCGGCGTCGACTGCCTCCGATTCGACTACGGCGACTGGGACGAGGGGTACGGCGAGTGCGCCGACGCCCGCAACGCCGTCGCCTGGGCGCGCGAGCGGTACGACCGCGTGGGCCTGCTCGGCTTCAGCTTCGGCGGCTGCGTGGCGTTGCTGGTGGGAAGCGAGGGCGACGTGGACGCCGTCTCGGCGCTCGCGCCGACGGCCCGCCTCGCCGACGACCTCGACGCCGTCTCGGCGCTCGCGCCGACGGCCCGCCTCGCCGACGACCTCGACGCCGTCGAGGCGATGGCGGACATCGACGCCCGCGGCTGCCCGGCACAGGTGGTGTACGCGACCCGCGACGACACGGCCGACTGGGAGCCGGTGGTGGAGCGCGCCCGGGAACTGGAGTTCGACCTGCGGGAGTTCTCGGCGGACCACTTCTTCGTCGGACAGGCGGGGAAGGTGGGCGAGGCGGTCGGGAGATGGCTGCTCGAGGAGTTGTGA
- a CDS encoding PspA/IM30 family protein: protein MGILSRTSYVIRSKINAILNRAEDPTETLDYSYEQMRDELQDVKQGIADLTTQKKRLQIQKRRLEENVEKHNEQAREAVQQDREDLARKALEKKKSKMNQIEDLEGQIAELQNTQDQLVDKKDELQGRIDEFKTKKETMKARYEAAEASTRVSEAMSGVGDEMADVSRAIENAESRTEEMEARSQAMDELQDTGAFDDALSDEDEIDRELESGRTDREVEAELETLQAEMGTESAADDADAATGDADADVDVGGEDVPDEEVEAELEELQQEEDADASK, encoded by the coding sequence ATGGGAATCCTCTCGCGCACCTCCTACGTCATCCGCTCGAAGATCAACGCGATCCTCAACCGAGCGGAGGACCCGACGGAGACGCTCGATTACAGCTACGAACAGATGCGCGACGAACTCCAGGACGTGAAACAGGGGATCGCCGACCTCACGACCCAGAAGAAGCGCCTGCAGATCCAGAAGCGCCGCTTGGAGGAGAACGTCGAGAAACACAACGAGCAGGCGCGCGAGGCCGTCCAGCAGGACCGCGAGGACCTCGCTCGCAAGGCGCTGGAGAAGAAGAAGTCGAAGATGAACCAGATCGAGGACCTGGAGGGACAGATCGCCGAGCTCCAGAACACCCAAGATCAGCTCGTCGACAAGAAGGACGAACTCCAGGGCCGCATCGACGAGTTCAAGACGAAAAAGGAGACGATGAAGGCGCGCTACGAGGCGGCGGAGGCGTCGACCCGCGTCTCGGAGGCGATGTCCGGCGTCGGCGACGAGATGGCCGACGTGTCTCGCGCGATCGAAAACGCGGAGTCGCGCACCGAGGAGATGGAGGCGCGGTCGCAGGCGATGGACGAGCTTCAGGACACCGGTGCGTTCGACGACGCCCTCTCGGACGAGGACGAGATCGACAGGGAACTGGAGTCCGGACGCACCGACCGCGAGGTCGAGGCCGAACTCGAGACGCTCCAGGCGGAGATGGGGACGGAGTCCGCCGCCGACGACGCGGACGCCGCCACGGGGGACGCCGACGCCGACGTAGACGTGGGCGGCGAGGACGTACCCGACGAGGAAGTGGAGGCGGAGCTCGAGGAGCTCCAACAGGAGGAGGACGCCGACGCCTCGAAGTAG
- a CDS encoding ferredoxin — protein MSDLDAEVQTASDVGGDGPPVEEKPYKIIFEANACFGAGKCAEVADNWEMDIASGMARPKSYYVGEDELEENVRAAEVCPAKKDMGCIHVVDRRTDEEIAPDPHGDGTLSVDW, from the coding sequence ATGAGCGACCTCGACGCGGAGGTACAGACCGCCAGCGACGTCGGCGGCGACGGGCCGCCCGTGGAGGAGAAGCCGTACAAGATCATCTTCGAGGCGAACGCCTGTTTCGGCGCGGGCAAGTGTGCGGAGGTGGCCGACAACTGGGAGATGGACATCGCCAGCGGGATGGCGAGGCCGAAGTCGTACTACGTCGGCGAGGACGAACTCGAGGAGAACGTCCGCGCGGCTGAGGTGTGCCCGGCGAAGAAGGACATGGGCTGTATCCACGTCGTCGACCGGCGGACCGACGAGGAGATCGCGCCGGACCCGCACGGCGACGGAACCCTGAGCGTCGACTGGTGA